The proteins below come from a single Acidobacteriota bacterium genomic window:
- a CDS encoding VWA domain-containing protein — protein MRRGRAAVVAGLMTLGVLASAQQPDPQAVQELPQQPIFRAGTDLVRVDVTVTARDDQPVTDLQLADFEVTEDGVPQVVETMQLARVDGVRTTDLNEPLEIRSREHALLEAAREDVRLFGIFLDDYHIDKRPEITLPLREAISSFIKQLGPNDLAVMMEPLESLRDLKYTRSKDELLARVRTFEGRRGETFPVKSAVEEAQMTQRNWMELRAGVTLSALGALATQFGGLREGRKSILFFSQGPPVRPGSPNDQRYKEAIEAANRGNVTIHVIDPRPLGSVGFGGDDILRRIAYDTGGRAIVSTNDPERHLRTVMSDAGSYYLIGYTPTRRTNDGKFHEIKVRVKRRGVDVTARRGYWAASEKEITAAAEAAATPVNTALTTALSAMSDSATGRAVTIWTGVSRGDEGRTRFSYTWEAAPASADRPARLEIQPLDDAGKESMPAQVIGGAPGELPLMAHFEWPAGRQRLRFTSMTQAGETIDRWVQAQVVPDLSKSALVLATPRFLRARNMIELRAIEANPSASPTALTRFTATERVLVEIGLDSPAGDAALVKVELLDAKGSPLRVLDAPPLSGGRLRMPLPVGSLANSTYLLKVTATVGEQSAEQWVAFRVAR, from the coding sequence ATGAGGCGCGGACGGGCGGCGGTGGTGGCGGGGCTGATGACCCTCGGCGTGCTGGCGTCCGCCCAGCAACCCGATCCGCAAGCGGTGCAGGAGCTTCCCCAGCAGCCGATCTTCCGCGCCGGCACCGACCTGGTGCGCGTCGACGTCACCGTGACGGCGCGCGACGACCAACCCGTGACCGACCTGCAGCTGGCCGACTTCGAAGTCACTGAAGACGGCGTGCCGCAGGTCGTCGAAACCATGCAGCTCGCGCGCGTCGATGGCGTCCGGACCACCGACCTGAACGAGCCACTCGAGATTCGTTCCCGCGAGCACGCACTGCTCGAGGCCGCGCGCGAGGATGTGCGGTTGTTCGGCATCTTCCTGGACGACTACCACATCGACAAGCGGCCCGAGATCACGTTGCCGCTGCGCGAGGCGATCAGCAGCTTCATCAAGCAGCTCGGGCCCAACGACCTGGCGGTGATGATGGAGCCGCTCGAGAGCCTGCGCGACTTGAAGTACACGCGCTCGAAAGACGAGCTGCTCGCGCGCGTGCGCACGTTCGAAGGCCGCCGCGGCGAGACCTTTCCGGTCAAGAGCGCGGTCGAAGAGGCGCAGATGACCCAGCGCAACTGGATGGAGCTGCGGGCCGGCGTCACGCTGTCGGCCCTGGGCGCGCTGGCGACCCAGTTTGGCGGGTTGCGGGAGGGGCGCAAGTCGATCCTGTTCTTCAGCCAGGGCCCACCAGTACGCCCGGGCAGCCCCAACGACCAGCGCTACAAGGAGGCGATCGAGGCGGCCAATCGCGGCAACGTCACTATTCATGTCATCGATCCGCGCCCGCTCGGGTCCGTCGGCTTCGGTGGCGACGACATCCTGCGCCGCATTGCCTACGACACCGGCGGCCGCGCCATTGTCAGCACCAACGATCCCGAACGCCACCTGCGAACTGTGATGTCCGATGCCGGCTCTTATTACTTGATCGGCTACACGCCGACGCGGCGCACCAACGACGGCAAGTTCCACGAGATCAAGGTGCGCGTGAAGCGGCGTGGCGTCGACGTGACCGCACGGCGCGGCTACTGGGCGGCCAGCGAGAAAGAGATCACCGCCGCCGCCGAAGCCGCCGCCACGCCGGTGAACACGGCGCTCACCACGGCGTTGTCGGCGATGTCCGATTCGGCGACCGGCAGGGCAGTGACCATCTGGACCGGCGTGTCCAGGGGCGACGAGGGCCGCACGCGCTTTTCCTACACCTGGGAAGCGGCGCCGGCCTCGGCCGACCGGCCGGCGCGGCTCGAGATTCAGCCGCTGGACGATGCCGGCAAGGAATCGATGCCGGCGCAAGTGATTGGCGGCGCGCCCGGCGAGTTGCCGCTGATGGCGCATTTCGAGTGGCCGGCCGGGCGGCAGCGCCTGCGCTTTACCTCGATGACCCAGGCCGGCGAGACCATCGACCGCTGGGTACAGGCCCAGGTGGTGCCCGACCTGTCGAAGAGCGCGCTCGTGCTTGCGACTCCGCGGTTCCTGCGCGCGCGCAACATGATCGAGCTGCGGGCGATCGAAGCGAACCCGTCGGCATCGCCCACCGCATTAACCCGGTTCACCGCTACCGAGCGGGTGCTGGTGGAGATTGGGTTGGACTCGCCAGCTGGCGATGCCGCCCTGGTCAAGGTCGAGTTGCTCGACGCCAAGGGATCGCCGTTGCGCGTGCTCGACGCGCCGCCGCTGTCCGGTGGCCGCCTGCGCATGCCGCTGCCGGTCGGGAGCTTGGCCAACAGCACCTACCTCCTCAAGGTCACGGCCACCGTCGGCGAACAGTCGGCGGAGCAGTGGGTGGCATTTCGCGTCGCCCGCTAG
- a CDS encoding CRTAC1 family protein: protein MASFQPTTTQAPSPLFEPIQPELFGAGATFVNAFADVDGDGDLDLFVGFDGAPNRLYRNDQGVFTDVATAAGVADSRATRAAAWGDFDADGDPDLLLGFTPQAATSVLRLYRNTGGRFDDVTTAVGLTVPTGAVRQPAWVDFDGDGDLDLFVAFRDRPNALFRVDAGRFTDVSTAVGLADPRRTVGAVWFDYDEDGDLDLADANMDGDANGLYRNDAGKFTDVAEAAGVAWGGRAPKHAGNGTVRVCAPDVDNDGRFDLFAANYGPLGFFSNRGKGLFEDRGAAWNIAIDSRYDACAFADFDHDGRLDLYVNGTVTGGASWQDTLFRNTGSAFVDVTPPSIRRLQADHGVQWADVDGDGDLDLALTGARADGMHLVMRNLLPAADAARGLHVRVVDSRGRATLPGAEVRVYAAGTTRLVGARLVDTGSGYDAQNEMPVHVGVPAGVSRVDVQVIAPRNGRRVPVWQRGIAPGRTVTVRVR from the coding sequence ATGGCGTCGTTCCAGCCCACCACGACCCAAGCACCAAGCCCGCTGTTCGAGCCCATCCAGCCGGAACTGTTCGGGGCCGGCGCGACCTTCGTGAATGCCTTTGCCGATGTGGATGGCGACGGCGACCTCGACCTGTTCGTGGGCTTCGACGGCGCGCCCAACCGGCTCTATCGCAACGACCAGGGCGTCTTTACCGATGTGGCGACCGCCGCCGGCGTGGCCGATTCCCGTGCCACCCGCGCCGCCGCGTGGGGTGACTTCGATGCGGATGGCGACCCCGACCTGTTGCTCGGTTTCACCCCCCAAGCCGCAACCTCCGTCCTCCGCCTCTATCGCAACACCGGTGGCCGCTTCGACGATGTCACCACCGCCGTGGGGCTGACCGTCCCCACCGGCGCCGTACGCCAGCCGGCGTGGGTGGATTTTGACGGGGACGGCGATCTCGACCTGTTCGTGGCGTTCCGCGATCGGCCCAACGCGCTGTTTCGTGTAGATGCCGGGCGGTTCACCGACGTTTCAACGGCCGTAGGCCTGGCCGACCCGCGCCGAACCGTGGGCGCCGTGTGGTTCGACTACGACGAAGACGGCGACCTCGACCTGGCCGATGCCAACATGGATGGCGACGCGAACGGCTTGTATCGCAACGACGCCGGCAAGTTCACCGATGTCGCGGAGGCGGCAGGCGTCGCCTGGGGCGGCCGCGCGCCGAAGCACGCCGGCAACGGCACGGTTCGCGTCTGTGCTCCCGATGTGGACAACGACGGCCGGTTCGATCTGTTCGCCGCCAACTACGGCCCGCTGGGCTTCTTCAGCAACCGCGGCAAGGGCCTGTTCGAGGACCGCGGCGCGGCATGGAACATCGCCATTGACTCGCGCTACGACGCGTGCGCGTTCGCGGATTTCGATCACGATGGCCGGCTGGACCTCTACGTCAACGGCACCGTCACCGGCGGCGCCAGCTGGCAGGACACGCTGTTTCGCAACACCGGATCAGCGTTCGTCGACGTGACGCCGCCATCCATCCGAAGGCTGCAGGCGGATCACGGCGTGCAGTGGGCCGATGTGGATGGTGACGGGGATCTCGACCTGGCGCTCACCGGTGCCCGCGCCGACGGCATGCACCTGGTGATGCGCAACCTGTTGCCGGCCGCCGATGCCGCGCGGGGGCTGCACGTGCGGGTGGTCGACAGCCGGGGCCGCGCGACGCTGCCCGGCGCGGAAGTGCGCGTCTATGCCGCCGGCACGACGCGCCTGGTGGGCGCGCGCCTGGTCGATACCGGCTCCGGCTACGACGCCCAGAACGAGATGCCAGTGCACGTCGGCGTCCCGGCCGGCGTGTCGCGGGTGGATGTGCAAGTGATCGCGCCGCGGAATGGCAGGCGCGTGCCGGTGTGGCAGCGCGGCATCGCGCCCGGCCGGACCGTTACGGTTCGGGTGCGGTGA
- a CDS encoding PfkB family carbohydrate kinase produces the protein MSARNGSPPAPGRRWDVVGVGANSVDYVYRLPASPRADSATAKLRITSHFVSCGGQTATALAACAALGLRPAYVGAVGSDDNGGLVRRELAGRGIDLAHVVTREAANQFAVITVDDRTGERIVLWDRDDRLRLHAAELPEALIASARLVHVDDVDEESAIRAATLARAVGVPATSDLDRVTSRTAELVAAVSIPIFAEHVVPALTGETNSERGLRTLRQTHAGMLCVTLGPRGSMMLVDDRLYVEPGFAVQAVDTTGAGDVFRAGFIHALLSGAAPAEILRFANAAAAVSCTRAGALNSVPSLAEVERFMAEAPTLR, from the coding sequence ATGTCCGCTCGAAATGGTTCGCCCCCAGCGCCTGGGCGGAGGTGGGACGTGGTCGGGGTGGGCGCCAATTCCGTCGACTATGTCTACCGCCTGCCGGCCTCGCCACGCGCCGACAGCGCCACCGCCAAGCTGCGCATCACCAGCCACTTTGTGTCGTGCGGCGGGCAGACGGCGACGGCGCTCGCCGCCTGCGCCGCGCTCGGCCTTCGCCCCGCCTACGTCGGCGCCGTCGGCAGCGACGACAACGGCGGACTCGTCCGTCGGGAACTGGCCGGCCGGGGCATCGACCTGGCTCATGTTGTGACGCGCGAGGCAGCCAATCAGTTTGCGGTCATCACCGTGGACGACCGCACCGGCGAGCGAATCGTCTTGTGGGATCGCGACGACCGGCTGAGGTTGCACGCCGCCGAATTGCCCGAAGCGCTCATCGCCTCGGCCCGCCTGGTGCACGTGGACGATGTGGATGAGGAGTCGGCGATTCGCGCAGCGACGCTGGCGCGCGCGGTCGGGGTGCCCGCCACGAGCGACCTCGATCGCGTGACCAGCCGCACCGCGGAACTGGTGGCGGCGGTCAGCATTCCGATTTTCGCCGAGCACGTCGTGCCGGCCCTGACCGGCGAGACCAATTCCGAGCGCGGGCTGCGAACACTTCGTCAGACCCACGCAGGCATGCTGTGCGTCACCCTCGGCCCACGCGGGTCGATGATGCTGGTGGACGATCGCTTGTATGTGGAGCCCGGGTTTGCCGTGCAGGCCGTGGACACGACCGGAGCCGGCGACGTGTTTCGCGCCGGCTTCATTCACGCCCTGCTGAGTGGGGCCGCCCCTGCAGAGATCCTTCGCTTCGCGAATGCCGCCGCGGCCGTGAGCTGCACTCGGGCGGGCGCCCTGAACAGCGTGCCGTCCCTCGCCGAGGTGGAGCGGTTTATGGCCGAGGCGCCAACGCTTCGGTGA
- a CDS encoding alkaline phosphatase family protein has translation MRIAVLAVLAALLITVGPAAPFDSAAGGPWPATALAQDRQTPGAGKPKLIVMISVDQMRADYVDRFQHQWTGGLKRLVTEGAWFRQADFPYYNTVTCAGHASISTGAIPAVHGMVLNQWWERNNSRIVSCTDDDTQQLITYGGAVKSVGHSARNLMTTTLADELRLQGASAPRVVSVSLKARSAVTLGGHRPDAVIWLDEVDGEWVTSTAFAKTTAPYFAEYIAKHPLRNEMGRAWDRALPKDRYLYDGSSQGLQRTALITKDFPHIVKGDGKEIAGAFTDAWESSPHSDAYLAGLAGAALDGLKLGRGPGLDYLAVGFSALDKVGHDFGPDSHEVQDVLIRLDRELGTLLDTLDRDVGTGNYVVALSSDHGVALVPERVKALGFEAGRISTVAVGRRIDEVLQRELGAGPYRTRVIYNDVYFNDGVYLKLTQNAQAMAAVIDAIRQTEGVWRVYRKEELSTTDVLTRASAFSHYEGRSGDLKMLGRSYWITSSSTSTHGTGHRYDTHVPVILFGGGIKRGEYLQPASPTDLAPTLAFLAGVTLPDATGRVLTEALAPRP, from the coding sequence ATGCGAATTGCCGTTCTCGCTGTTCTTGCCGCACTCCTGATCACCGTCGGACCGGCGGCCCCTTTCGACTCGGCCGCCGGCGGGCCGTGGCCCGCCACCGCGCTCGCTCAAGACAGGCAAACGCCGGGCGCGGGCAAGCCGAAGCTGATCGTGATGATCTCGGTGGACCAGATGCGGGCCGACTACGTCGACCGCTTCCAGCACCAGTGGACCGGCGGCCTGAAGCGGCTGGTCACCGAGGGCGCCTGGTTCCGGCAGGCCGACTTTCCGTACTACAACACCGTGACCTGTGCCGGCCACGCCAGTATCAGCACCGGCGCGATTCCCGCCGTGCACGGCATGGTGCTGAACCAGTGGTGGGAGCGCAACAACAGCCGCATCGTGAGCTGCACGGACGACGACACCCAGCAGCTCATCACCTACGGCGGGGCCGTCAAGAGCGTGGGCCACAGCGCCCGGAATCTGATGACGACCACGCTCGCCGACGAGCTCCGGCTGCAGGGCGCGTCGGCGCCGCGCGTGGTGAGCGTGTCGCTGAAGGCCCGGTCGGCGGTCACGTTGGGTGGCCACCGGCCCGACGCAGTGATCTGGCTGGACGAGGTCGACGGCGAGTGGGTCACCTCGACCGCGTTCGCGAAGACCACCGCGCCGTACTTTGCGGAGTACATCGCGAAGCATCCACTACGCAACGAGATGGGCCGGGCCTGGGATCGCGCATTGCCGAAGGACCGCTACCTCTATGACGGCTCGTCACAAGGGCTGCAGCGCACCGCGCTCATCACCAAGGACTTTCCCCACATCGTCAAGGGCGACGGCAAGGAGATCGCCGGCGCCTTCACCGACGCGTGGGAGTCGAGCCCGCATTCCGACGCCTACCTGGCGGGCCTGGCCGGCGCGGCGCTCGATGGCCTGAAGCTCGGGCGCGGACCCGGACTGGATTACCTGGCCGTCGGATTCTCGGCGCTCGACAAGGTGGGCCACGACTTCGGCCCGGATTCGCACGAGGTGCAGGACGTCCTGATTCGCCTCGATCGCGAACTCGGCACGCTGCTCGACACGCTCGATCGCGACGTCGGCACGGGCAACTACGTGGTGGCGTTGTCGTCCGATCACGGTGTGGCGCTGGTGCCCGAGCGGGTCAAGGCGCTCGGCTTCGAGGCCGGCCGGATCAGCACCGTCGCCGTGGGCCGCCGGATCGACGAGGTGCTGCAGCGCGAGCTCGGCGCCGGCCCGTATCGGACGCGGGTGATTTACAACGACGTCTACTTCAACGACGGCGTCTACCTGAAGCTGACCCAGAACGCCCAGGCGATGGCCGCCGTGATCGATGCGATTCGGCAGACCGAGGGCGTGTGGCGGGTCTACCGCAAGGAAGAGTTATCAACCACTGATGTGCTGACGCGCGCGTCGGCGTTCAGCCACTACGAGGGGCGCAGCGGCGACCTCAAGATGCTCGGCCGCAGCTACTGGATCACCTCCTCGAGCACCAGCACGCACGGCACCGGCCACCGCTACGATACGCACGTGCCGGTGATCCTGTTCGGCGGCGGCATCAAGAGGGGCGAGTACCTGCAGCCGGCCTCGCCGACCGACCTGGCGCCTACGCTGGCGTTTCTCGCTGGCGTCACCCTGCCCGACGCGACCGGCCGCGTGCTCACCGAAGCGTTGGCGCCTCGGCCATAA
- a CDS encoding exodeoxyribonuclease III has product MKIATWNVNGIRARQGQLLDWLATEKPDIVCLQEIKASLDQLPFELRDVEGYWSYWHGEKGYSGVAVLFAKSLTNVFPSCSHPGFDFEQRIACATIASPLGEIMVASIYVPNGGKDYEAKLRFLDALDSFAAEAEREQRLVIFCGDLNVAREERDVHIKLRKLNQIGTRPDERGLLERVISHGLVDVGRTLDPDNHDLFTWWAPWRNQKARNIGWRIDYVLASTALASRATTSVVQREIGTSDHGPVVVTLDV; this is encoded by the coding sequence ATGAAGATTGCGACCTGGAACGTCAACGGCATTCGTGCCCGGCAAGGACAGCTCCTCGACTGGCTCGCCACCGAAAAGCCCGACATCGTGTGCCTGCAGGAAATCAAGGCGTCGCTCGACCAGTTGCCGTTTGAGCTGCGTGATGTCGAGGGCTATTGGAGCTACTGGCACGGCGAGAAGGGCTACTCGGGTGTAGCCGTGCTGTTCGCGAAGTCGCTGACCAACGTCTTCCCATCCTGTTCGCACCCGGGCTTCGACTTCGAACAGCGCATCGCCTGCGCCACGATTGCCTCGCCGCTCGGCGAGATCATGGTGGCGTCGATCTACGTGCCCAACGGCGGCAAGGACTACGAGGCGAAGCTGCGCTTTCTCGACGCGCTCGACTCGTTTGCGGCGGAGGCAGAGCGCGAACAGCGGCTGGTGATCTTCTGCGGCGACCTCAATGTCGCCCGCGAAGAGCGGGATGTTCACATCAAGCTGCGCAAGTTGAACCAGATCGGGACCAGGCCCGACGAGCGGGGGTTGCTGGAACGCGTCATCTCACACGGGCTGGTCGATGTCGGACGCACGCTCGATCCCGACAACCACGACCTGTTCACCTGGTGGGCGCCGTGGCGCAACCAGAAAGCGCGCAACATCGGCTGGCGGATCGACTACGTGCTGGCCTCGACGGCCCTCGCCTCTCGCGCCACCACCTCGGTCGTTCAGCGAGAAATCGGGACGAGCGATCACGGGCCGGTCGTGGTGACACTGGATGTCTAG
- a CDS encoding pyrroloquinoline quinone-dependent dehydrogenase produces the protein MTRITTLLVALVLATALGAQAPSPASSAAPSTARGEWPTYGGDLASTKYSPLDQVTAANFASLKIAWRAKSPDGFLSLTLPDGTGWSADSKLIFDELNRLDPTRWRDGQPPFVQNYKATPLMVNGTLYVNTASSVGAAYDARTGALKWVYNPKSYESGTTTLTLRWNQRGVAYWAGGSDERIYWGTGDGYLICVDAKTGKPVAGFGNNGKVDLMEGLPRAKRGTRDYLNALTYSVQSPPIVVKDVIITPAAISSLIKTKEQIPGWIRGFDVRTGKVRWTFQTVPSKGEFGSETWADGSNEYAGKVTVWTMMSADEELGQVYLPTNTTAPDFYGAHRLGDNLFAESIVALDIATGKRVWHFQTVHHGLWDYDNPAAPNLLDITVNGRRIKALAQITKQGYVYTFDRVTGRPVWPIVETPVPASDVPGEKASPTQPIPSRPAPYEYQGVAVDDLADFTPELRAAAIKAIEPFRYGPLFTPPSVQGTIVRPGTTGGGNWQGAAVDPSTGLLYVPSRNAYGVVKLGVPDAALDSNLLYMQQPGRSPQMPDGVPLFKPPYSRITAIDMNTGNHTWMVPAGDGDRIRNNPRLKGLNLPPVGGDSTFSGPLLTKTLLMYALTAGGSTGGPRLVAYDKATGKELASVDLPGVAIGTPMTYSVDGKQYVAITVQGATQAAVPELVALALP, from the coding sequence ATGACCCGAATCACCACGCTGCTGGTTGCCCTCGTCCTGGCCACGGCGCTCGGCGCGCAGGCGCCGTCTCCGGCGTCGTCCGCGGCACCGTCCACCGCGCGCGGCGAATGGCCCACCTACGGTGGCGACCTGGCCAGCACCAAGTACTCACCGCTCGACCAGGTCACCGCGGCGAACTTCGCCTCGCTGAAGATCGCGTGGCGCGCCAAGTCGCCAGACGGTTTTCTCAGCCTGACCCTGCCCGACGGCACCGGGTGGTCGGCCGACTCCAAGTTGATCTTCGACGAGCTGAATCGTCTTGACCCCACGCGGTGGCGCGACGGCCAGCCACCGTTCGTGCAGAACTACAAGGCCACGCCGCTGATGGTCAACGGCACCTTGTACGTGAACACGGCTTCGTCAGTCGGCGCCGCCTACGACGCGCGCACCGGCGCGCTCAAGTGGGTCTACAACCCCAAGAGCTACGAGTCGGGGACGACGACGCTGACGTTGCGGTGGAATCAGCGCGGGGTCGCGTACTGGGCGGGCGGCAGTGACGAGCGGATCTATTGGGGCACCGGCGACGGATACCTCATTTGCGTCGATGCCAAGACCGGCAAGCCGGTGGCGGGCTTCGGCAACAACGGCAAGGTGGACTTGATGGAGGGCCTGCCGCGCGCGAAGCGCGGCACCCGCGACTACCTCAACGCCTTGACCTACTCCGTGCAATCCCCGCCCATCGTCGTCAAGGACGTGATCATCACGCCGGCCGCGATCTCGTCGTTGATCAAGACCAAGGAACAGATCCCTGGGTGGATCCGCGGCTTCGATGTTCGCACCGGCAAGGTGCGGTGGACGTTCCAGACCGTGCCGTCGAAGGGCGAGTTTGGCAGCGAGACCTGGGCCGACGGTTCGAACGAGTACGCCGGCAAGGTCACGGTGTGGACCATGATGAGCGCGGACGAGGAGTTGGGGCAGGTCTACTTGCCGACCAACACGACCGCGCCCGACTTCTACGGCGCGCATCGTCTCGGCGACAACCTGTTCGCCGAAAGTATCGTCGCGCTGGATATCGCGACGGGCAAGCGCGTGTGGCACTTCCAGACCGTGCATCACGGCCTGTGGGACTACGACAACCCGGCGGCGCCGAACCTGCTCGACATCACGGTGAATGGCAGGCGCATCAAGGCGCTGGCCCAGATAACGAAGCAGGGCTACGTCTATACCTTCGATCGCGTGACCGGCCGGCCCGTGTGGCCGATTGTCGAGACGCCGGTGCCGGCGTCCGATGTGCCCGGCGAGAAGGCGTCGCCGACGCAGCCCATTCCGTCGAGGCCGGCGCCGTACGAGTACCAGGGCGTCGCGGTTGACGACCTCGCCGATTTCACGCCGGAGCTCCGCGCGGCGGCGATCAAGGCGATCGAACCGTTCCGCTACGGGCCGTTATTCACGCCGCCGTCCGTGCAGGGGACCATCGTCAGGCCCGGCACCACCGGCGGCGGCAACTGGCAAGGCGCCGCCGTCGACCCGTCAACGGGCCTGCTCTATGTGCCGTCGCGCAACGCCTACGGCGTGGTCAAGCTCGGCGTGCCTGACGCCGCGCTCGACAGCAACCTGCTCTACATGCAGCAGCCGGGCCGCAGCCCGCAGATGCCGGATGGGGTGCCGCTGTTCAAGCCGCCGTACTCGCGGATCACCGCCATCGACATGAACACCGGCAACCACACGTGGATGGTGCCGGCCGGCGACGGCGATCGCATTCGCAACAACCCGCGGCTGAAGGGCCTCAACCTGCCGCCGGTCGGTGGCGACAGCACGTTCAGCGGTCCGCTGCTGACCAAGACGCTGTTGATGTATGCGCTGACGGCGGGTGGCAGCACCGGCGGTCCACGCCTGGTGGCATACGACAAGGCGACGGGGAAGGAACTGGCGTCGGTGGACCTGCCGGGCGTGGCCATCGGCACGCCGATGACGTATTCGGTCGACGGGAAGCAGTACGTGGCGATCACCGTGCAAGGCGCGACTCAGGCGGCGGTGCCGGAGTTGGTGGCGTTGGCGCTGCCTTAA
- a CDS encoding L-cystine transporter yields the protein MNIAVFANVAIFVLAMYWLARRAKNGSPLSTNVLIAVLLGAALGAAAQAVYGLGSAPIRDTLTWVGIVGSGYVRLLQMVIAPLVLISILAAVTKLSNARSLGAIAGGVLGMLMVTVALSAVIGIGMTTLFGLRADGLVQGARELERGSALEAQVAQAATLTIPSLLQSFVPINIFADLANSRSTSIIGVVIFAALLGLAVLSLRKENPELGDRLLRGIETLQALIMRLVRIVIRLTPYGVLALMARVVASSNVQDVVNLGGFVVASYVGMGVILVMHAVILTMAGLSPVRFYQKIWPVLTFAFTSRSSAAAIPLSVETQVTRLGVSPAIANFAASFGATIGQNACAGLYPAMLAVMIAPSAGIDPTSLSFIGSLVVVATLGSFGIAGVGGGATFAALVVLSAMNLPVALAGLLISVEPLIDMGRTAVNVSGSMMAGTVTSRWLGQTEMAVYAASDAVAVAPAAAATPDRVGESAPSAI from the coding sequence ATGAACATCGCGGTATTTGCCAACGTCGCCATTTTCGTCCTTGCGATGTACTGGCTCGCTCGCCGGGCGAAGAACGGCTCGCCGCTCTCCACCAACGTGCTGATCGCGGTGCTGCTGGGCGCCGCCCTCGGCGCCGCGGCGCAGGCGGTCTACGGGCTCGGCAGCGCCCCCATCCGTGACACGCTCACCTGGGTGGGCATTGTCGGCAGCGGTTACGTGCGGCTGCTGCAGATGGTGATCGCGCCGCTCGTGCTGATCTCGATCCTGGCGGCCGTCACCAAGCTGAGCAACGCCCGGTCACTCGGCGCCATCGCCGGCGGCGTGCTGGGCATGTTGATGGTGACCGTGGCGCTGTCGGCAGTGATCGGCATCGGCATGACGACGCTGTTCGGACTGAGAGCCGACGGCCTGGTGCAGGGCGCGCGGGAGCTCGAGCGCGGCTCGGCCCTCGAGGCGCAGGTGGCCCAGGCGGCCACGCTCACCATCCCGTCGCTGCTGCAGTCGTTCGTGCCGATCAACATCTTCGCGGACCTGGCCAACAGCCGCTCCACCTCCATCATCGGCGTCGTCATCTTCGCGGCCCTGCTGGGGCTGGCCGTCCTCTCGCTGCGCAAGGAGAACCCGGAGCTGGGCGATCGGTTGCTGCGGGGCATCGAGACCCTGCAGGCGCTGATCATGCGGCTGGTGCGCATCGTGATTAGGCTGACGCCCTACGGCGTGCTGGCGCTGATGGCGCGGGTGGTGGCGAGCTCGAACGTGCAGGACGTCGTCAACCTGGGCGGGTTCGTGGTGGCGTCGTATGTCGGGATGGGCGTGATTTTGGTGATGCACGCGGTCATCCTCACGATGGCCGGTCTCAGCCCGGTGCGCTTCTACCAGAAAATCTGGCCGGTGCTCACCTTCGCGTTTACGTCCCGTTCGAGCGCCGCGGCCATCCCGCTCAGCGTCGAGACGCAAGTCACCCGGCTTGGCGTGTCCCCCGCCATTGCCAACTTCGCCGCCAGCTTCGGCGCCACCATCGGGCAGAACGCGTGCGCCGGGCTCTACCCCGCCATGCTTGCCGTGATGATCGCGCCGAGCGCGGGCATCGACCCCACCTCGCTCTCGTTCATCGGCTCTCTCGTGGTCGTGGCGACGCTCGGGTCGTTTGGCATCGCCGGCGTCGGCGGCGGCGCCACGTTTGCTGCGCTCGTGGTGCTGTCGGCCATGAACCTGCCGGTGGCACTGGCTGGCCTGCTCATCTCGGTGGAGCCACTCATCGACATGGGCCGCACGGCGGTGAACGTGAGCGGATCGATGATGGCCGGCACGGTGACCAGCCGGTGGCTGGGGCAGACCGAGATGGCGGTGTATGCGGCCAGCGACGCGGTGGCGGTGGCGCCGGCCGCGGCGGCCACGCCCGACCGTGTCGGCGAGTCCGCGCCCTCCGCGATATGA
- a CDS encoding YaeQ family protein yields MALTATVYNLDTELADIDRGVYETLAVRMARQPSETAEYMLARYLAYCLEYAEGITFTEGVAAGGEEPAVMIRDLTGQVTAWIEVGMPAADRLHRGMKKTGRVAVYTHRAVGQVLAQLAGQGVHRAAEIPVYEFGAGFIEEVAATIERRAKVSVSVTERQLYLDVDGRTFTTSINEHHFS; encoded by the coding sequence ATGGCCCTGACCGCAACGGTATACAACCTCGACACCGAACTGGCCGACATCGATCGCGGCGTGTACGAGACGCTGGCGGTGCGCATGGCGCGCCAACCGTCAGAGACCGCCGAGTACATGCTGGCGCGCTATCTCGCCTATTGCCTCGAATACGCGGAAGGCATCACCTTCACCGAGGGCGTCGCCGCTGGTGGGGAGGAGCCCGCCGTGATGATTCGCGACCTCACCGGACAGGTCACGGCCTGGATCGAAGTCGGCATGCCGGCCGCCGATCGCCTGCATCGCGGCATGAAGAAGACCGGACGTGTCGCGGTGTATACGCATCGTGCGGTCGGCCAGGTGCTGGCGCAGCTGGCAGGCCAGGGCGTGCACCGGGCGGCCGAGATTCCGGTTTACGAGTTTGGCGCTGGCTTTATCGAAGAGGTCGCGGCTACGATCGAGCGTCGCGCGAAGGTGTCGGTGTCGGTCACCGAGCGTCAACTCTACCTGGATGTCGATGGGCGGACGTTCACCACCAGCATCAACGAGCATCACTTCAGCTGA